The window AGTCTCTCAGGTTCTTGCCAATTTGGGTATTAAAGGAATATATCTCGCTGAAGCTCTCTGTGCCATTGCATTAATCCTACTCGCAATTGTGTACACTGGTCATACTATGTTACCTAACTATTTTTACAAACAAGGCGAATCTTTTTATGAAAAAAGTAACCTTACTGGTGCTGCTTTAAAATTTGAACAGGGGATACAGATAAACCCTGATGATGCCAGATTTAATTTAAGCCTGGGTAAGGTTCACGAATCTATAGGTAATTTGGATGCATCTTTGGTCCAATACAAAATTGCCGCTGGAGCCGGTGATCCGTGGGGTCTGAATAATCTCGGCAGAGTTTTGCTTTTTTGGGTAGATCCAAATCTACTGAAACGTAAACTTGACTTGGCAGAATCGTATCTTCGCATGGCCTTGCAACGAGCTGAAACATTGGCAGCTGATAAAGGAGCTCTCTCTGACCAAAAACAAAGTGATCTGGTAGACCTCTTATATCAAACAAACCGCAATCTCGGTTGGGCCTTACTGGAGCAAAAAAAATATAAAGATGCCGAGTCATACCTACGTAACGCGATCAGCTGGGATAAACAGATCACTCATGATCAAATCGGTGGGGGCATGGCCTATTGTTTACTCAGTGAAGCATATCGCCACACGGAACAGGCTGTTCTTGCAGACAAAAACTGGAAAAAATGTATAAAAAAGGCACGACCAGAAACCATATTTGAGTATAAATGGTTTATGGAGAAGGGCAACTCAGCTGACCAAATCTACACTACTTCAATCGTAGATGGGATAACCGAAGAGGAATTTAAAGACTTTCTTACCAAGAAGGCGCAGGCAACTCAGTCTAACAAAAAATATATATCGAATACCGCACCTGAAACAAAGGAAGAGGCACAATGAAGAAACTAGACCTATGGTGTTTCCAGATAATTTTATTTTTTTCAGCCGCAAACATCATGTCCGGTTGCGGCATACTGGATGATGGACGGATGGCAGCCTGGGAGAATGTACGAATGAAAGAAGAGGAAACCAAGCAAAAGCTCCTTGAAGTACGAGAAAAGGAGCTGGCGGGCGCATTCAGTGCGGGTGAAGATATACCTCTGCTTACGGTCACCACACTTGACAGTAACGGGCAACCAGTTGAAGTATCTATGAATATCCTTCCGATGATCAAAACCATTATTGCTGCGGTAGACAGGGATCGCACCTATGGCCTGAAGTTAAGTGAGTCAAAACAGCCTACTGGACAAGCCGGAGAATCGTTACAGGCCACAACAGGCCTTATCAAAGCGGTAGGAAGCTCGCCAGCTGCTCTTGTCTTAATGACTGGCGAAGTTATGGCCAAGGGTATTGATGCAGCTGGAGAGAGAATGCGCGCTGATACAATCAACATTGACTCCAATAATTCCGCACCAAAGACCAACATCGCAACAACAAATAATGCCGAGGCGGCAGAAACCGCAGTGGCAGAGGCAGCAGAAAAAGCTGTTGCTGATGCTGCGGAAAAAGCTGCTGCTGACCAGGCTGCCATCGAAAAAGCTGTTGCTGAAGCTTTAGAAAAAAATAAAACCAGTGAATAGCAAGAAAAGCACCATTATCAATAGTCTTAATATACTGATATTAATTGATACAGAACAAATGATAGACACTTCCATTACAGTCATTGCTGATCGTTTGAATCAATACCTAAAAAATGTCTTCGATTTGTCAGAAGACGTTGTTGTTGTCTCCAATATTCTGGAACAAGATGGGTCTATTGCTGCTCATATCGATAACAAGGTCGTTGTCTTTCTCGTGAATATTGAAAAAGAAAGTATCATGGGGCACCAACCGGAGCTCAGGTCTGCCGGGGCCAGCCGTAATCCCTCAGCCTACCCTCCCCTTCGCCTCAACCTCTATCTTATGTTCGCAGCCAGTTTTGGTGGAAAAAACTACCCTGAGTCGCTCAAGTTTATTTCGCAAACGGTTTCCTTTTTTCAGCGGAGCCCAGTCTTTGATCATCAAACGACCCCTGAGTTGGATGACAGGGTAGAAAAATTGGTTTTGGATATGGAAAATATCTCTTTCCGTGACTTAAGCAGCCTTTGGGGCGTGTTAAGCGGCAAGTATTTGCCTTCAGTATTATACAAGGTGAGGATGCTGACCTTTCACACCGGTGATATCAAAAAAGCTGTTTCGTCCATCCAGGATACAGATGGCTCTGTACGAGGAAGATAATCTATGGCCTGGAAAATTCTTTGTACTGTTGCGCTACAACATAATTTTTTTCCCACTACTAACTCTGGTCCGGAACTGGATTTCGTCCCCAGCATGGAAACCCAGACAGTCATGCAAAGTGTGGGGATGCTCAGCCGGGTTGATAAAAACCGTATCCTTTTATCCTACGACGATGAAAAAGAAGAAATCCTGCTTTCCTGTATCCCTATGGACACTCAGCAGCTTGAGTTTATTTTCCAGGTCTATGCCCAAGATCTTTATTTTGGACTGTACAGTGAATCTTCTTCAGCAGAAGAAGCACCCTGTTATAGCAATATAAAAAAAAACAGAAAGAAAAATACTGCTGAGGAAGATGGCATTTTCTTAACAAGATGTGCTGGTGACCAGGCCCTGGCAATCCGAGAACGAGCAGGAAATCATGCGCGATATCCTGCACAACCTGCGGTTTTAAATTTTGTTATTAGTATAACAAAAGAAACGTACAAGGAACCCAAAGAATACCTGATTCACTGCGCATCTCGAAAGACCTACTGGAAGTACTATCTTCTCGGAGAACTGGCAGACCACGAGGCAGAAATTATTGACCTCAAAGGAGAAATTAATTTCCAAAACGCCGGACATCAGTTTCCATTTCCGGGAAGAACAGCTATGGTCTTTTATTCCACAGAACCAATTCCTTTGGAGGAACGGCCGA is drawn from Candidatus Electrothrix aestuarii and contains these coding sequences:
- a CDS encoding DUF4255 domain-containing protein, encoding MIDTSITVIADRLNQYLKNVFDLSEDVVVVSNILEQDGSIAAHIDNKVVVFLVNIEKESIMGHQPELRSAGASRNPSAYPPLRLNLYLMFAASFGGKNYPESLKFISQTVSFFQRSPVFDHQTTPELDDRVEKLVLDMENISFRDLSSLWGVLSGKYLPSVLYKVRMLTFHTGDIKKAVSSIQDTDGSVRGR